Proteins encoded by one window of Rhizophagus irregularis chromosome 31, complete sequence:
- a CDS encoding uncharacterized protein (SECRETED:cutsite_VLS-QH; SECRETED:prob_0.8796); SECRETED:SignalP(1-19), giving the protein MKFNLFLLLLTTLTAVVLSQHHIIPGQSIIQLLGRDLYWDVNDGVVLYPGGVNPARWIIQPLPKGNFIKYINGGFVQYNGDSKQLNITDSGSPWLFEPSTEEPCFICSRENQTECATAVETNNNGWVVKAKEVKKVISKSKLCRKKLLNSFGCLYHYDYITCLYCAIYSVRKNKKCLRF; this is encoded by the exons atgaaatttaacttatttttgcTCCTTTTAACCACCCTTACTGCTGTTGTTTTAAGTCAACATCATATAATACCCGGTCAATCAATAATTCAATTACTCGGTCGTGATCTTTATTGGGATGTAAATGATGGCGTTGTTTTATACCCAGGGGGTGTTAATCCTGCTAGATGGATAATTCAACCTTTACctaaaggaaattttatcaaatacatTAATGGTGGATTCGTCCAATACAATGGTGATTCCAAACAACTCAATATTACAGATAGTGGAAGTCCTTGGCTATTTGAACCTAGTACAGAAGAACCTTGTTTCATTTGTTCCAGAGAAAACCAAACTGAGTGTGCAACAGCAGttgaaacaaataataatggaTGGGTAGTTAAAGCTAA GGAGGTCAAGAAGGTGATTTCAAAGAGTAAGCTCTGCAGGAAGAAACTACTTAATTCTTTTGGATGTTTATACCATTATGATTATATAACATGTTTATATTGTGCGATATATAgtgtaagaaaaaataaaaaatgcttaCGGTTCTAa
- a CDS encoding uncharacterized protein (SECRETED:cutsite_VLS-QH; SECRETED:prob_0.8796); SECRETED:SignalP(1-19), with protein MKFNLFLLLLTTLTAVVLSQHHIIPGQSIIQLLGRDLYWDVNDGVVLYPGGVNPARWIIQPLPKGNFIKYINGGFVQYNGDSKQLNITDSGSPWLFEPSTEEPCFICSRENQTECATAVETNNNGWVVKAKQKHSSPYQLWRVYRVA; from the coding sequence atgaaatttaacttatttttgcTCCTTTTAACCACCCTTACTGCTGTTGTTTTAAGTCAACATCATATAATACCCGGTCAATCAATAATTCAATTACTCGGTCGTGATCTTTATTGGGATGTAAATGATGGCGTTGTTTTATACCCAGGGGGTGTTAATCCTGCTAGATGGATAATTCAACCTTTACctaaaggaaattttatcaaatacatTAATGGTGGATTCGTCCAATACAATGGTGATTCCAAACAACTCAATATTACAGATAGTGGAAGTCCTTGGCTATTTGAACCTAGTACAGAAGAACCTTGTTTCATTTGTTCCAGAGAAAACCAAACTGAGTGTGCAACAGCAGttgaaacaaataataatggaTGGGTAGTTAAAGCTAAGCAAAAACATTCTAGTCCTTACCAGTTGTGGAGAGTATATAGGGTTGCTTAA